From Lolium perenne isolate Kyuss_39 chromosome 5, Kyuss_2.0, whole genome shotgun sequence, a single genomic window includes:
- the LOC127303154 gene encoding cysteine-rich repeat secretory protein 38 codes for MASFQRLPLLLAVIASLCAAAVGQDGKPVLPFAPSCSTTDNYTDGSQYMKNLDQLLAGLPVAAAFNGWFYNGTAGAPGTPDQVFGLTMCYADRNAKECQECLAGAAAGIKSMCPGSRNVRAAYDACVLRYSPTPSFSIADLDVAFYVTVAGTAIDPERMRNAWLPLMTNLAWRAASSSSRVANATTPYDAASLVYGLAQCTRDLNATECSRCLSSLVGQLRTRFTNETGGAVKAYSCYVRYQLGAFDVTLPPEPLW; via the coding sequence ATGGCTTCTTTCCAGCGCCTCCCTCTGCTCCTCGCCGTCATTGCATCGCTCTGTGCGGCCGCGGTCGGTCAGGACGGCAAGCCCGTGCTGCCGTTCGCGCCTTCCTGCTCGACTACTGATAACTACACCGACGGCAGTCAGTACATGAAGAACCTGGACCAGCTCCTCGCCGGCCTCCCCGTGGCCGCCGCCTTTAACGGCTGGTTCTACAACGGCACGGCGGGAGCGCCCGGGACGCCCGACCAGGTCTTCGGCCTTACCATGTGCTACGCGGACCGTAACGCGAAGGAGTGCCAGGAATGCCTCGCCGGAGCAGCGGCGGGGATCAAGTCCATGTGCCCGGGAAGCCGGAACGTGCGAGCGGCCTACGACGCGTGCGTGCTCCGGTACTCGCCGACGCCCTCCTTCTCCATTGCCGACCTCGACGTGGCCTTCTACGTGACCGTTGCAGGCACGGCCATCGACCCGGAGAGGATGCGCAACGCGTGGCTCCCGCTCATGACCAACCTCGCATGGCGCGCCGCGAGCTCGTCGTCCCGTGTGGCGAACGCGACCACGCCTTACGACGCGGCGTCGCTGGTCTACGGGCTGGCGCAGTGCACGAGGGACCTCAACGCGACGGAGTGCAGCAGGTGCCTCTCCTCCCTGGTCGGGCAGCTCAGAACACGCTTCACCAACGAGACAGGCGGCGCCGTCAAGGCGTACAGCTGCTACGTGAGGTACCAGCTTGGCGCCTTCGACGTCACCCTGCCGCCGGAACCACTTTGGTGA